From the genome of Amyelois transitella isolate CPQ chromosome 16, ilAmyTran1.1, whole genome shotgun sequence, one region includes:
- the LOC106141149 gene encoding protein ENL-like, whose translation MSQFRNDGCNKITPDVTFCRPTKNAVKVNFEIGHVPTLRSKETPEGFTHDWEIFVRGQEGADISHFVEKVVFNLHSSFHKPKRVVKQPPFSLKESGYGGFVIPIDIFLKNKQTPKKISFMYDLTLDNSGVLKDRYVFQNPNNEFKNKLLKGGGMYVPNNSFYLNPDQENKCIDKIRDNKPRTVSKPKMQLNNVKEQKAQQQKEITQKISSFEALFGTPILISPKVSSDHENVVKNAAIVAEPRKKECSNSDKKLKNENYKKGKSEKLKTKEEKEKPKTEKIKSLSGKRGPTNEKSNKKSSDRPSSPEPAKKRCVSPVRKPPSPPPSQPRPSSASSFKFSKKENKGSKRKAADEEEESRKMAKIDTDAPHNTNSGSETSESFCCDLAVLDRFTVLHGVTSTLCEDAEPGNLTPEYMEQLRDLQERIMTIDNNEELERVVNLIAETKRYEVTSDTLDVDLCLLDRSTVQQLLLLVLGSSKERKSSGSAFVETKVQENGVFSSLGENAEPGDMSPGYVGQLRDLQEQIMTIDNNEELEQVVNLIAKSIRYEVTTDTLDFDLCSLDRSTVQQIMLLVGSSKKRKSSGSALVETNVQENDVFSSLGENAEPGDLSPEYMEQLRDLQEQIMNIENNEELERVVNLIAETRRYQVTTDTLNIDLCSLDRSTVQQLLLLIKSS comes from the exons ATGTCGCAGTTCAGGAATGAcggttgtaataaaattacaccAGATGTAACATTTTGCcg aCCAACAAAGAATGCAGTTaaagtgaattttgaaattggtCATGTGCCCACATTGCGCTCTAAGGAAACGCCCGAAGGATTCACCCATGATTGGGAAATTTTCGTGCGCGGGCAAGAAGGTGCCGATATAAGTCACTTTGTGGAAAAAGTTGTGTTCAACCTTCACAGTTCTTTTCATAAGCCTAAAAGAg ttgtCAAACAACCACCATTCTCTCTCAAGGAGTCCGGTTATGGTGGGTTCGTAATTCCCATTGATATTTTTCTGAAGAATAAACAAACACCCAAGAAGATATCATTTATGTATGACCTGACTCTGGACAATAGTGGAGTTCTCAAAGACAGATATGTATTCCAAAACCCAAATAATgaattcaaaaacaaattgttgaAAGGAGGTGgaatgtatgtacctaataaCTCCTTCTACTTAAACCCAGACCAGGAGAAtaaatgtatagataaaatcaGAGATAATAAGCCCCGAACGGTCAGTAAACCTAAAATGCAATTGAATAATGTTAAAGAACAAAAGGCTCAACAACAGAAGGAGATAACTCAGAAAATATCTAGTTTTGAGGCTTTATTTGGAACACCTATCCTAATATCTCCTAAAGTCTCCTCAGATCACGAAAATGTAGTGAAAAATGCGGCTATAGTAGCCGAACcgagaaaaaaagaatgttcaaattctgataaaaagttaaaaaatgaaaattacaaaaaaggtaaatcggaaaaattaaagacaaaggaagaaaaagagaaaccTAAAA CAGAAAAAATCAAAAGTCTAAGCGGAAAACGTGGACCAACAAATGAAAAATCCAATAAAAAGAGTAGTGACAGGCCATCTTCGCCGGAGCCGGCGAAAAAAAGATGTGTCAGTCCAGTGAGAAAACCGCCCAGCCCCCCTCCAAGCCAACCTCGACCAAGTAGTGCATCCAGCTTTAAGTTTTCtaagaaagaaaacaaaggAAGTAAAAGGAAAGCTGCAGACGAGGAAGAGGAAAGCAGAAAAATGGCTAAAATAGACACAGATGCTCCACATAATACGAATAGTGGTTCTGAAACCAGTGAGTCATTTTGCTGTGACTTGGCCGTGTTGGATCGCTTCACAGTGCTGCATGGTGTTACCAGTACCCTCTGTGAGGATGCTGAGCCTGGGAATCTGACTCCTGAGTACATGGAGCAGCTGCGAGACCTGCAAGAGCGGATCATGACCATCGATAATAATGAAGAACTTGAACGAGTGGTCAATTTGATAGCAGAAACTAAACGGTATGAAGTTACTTCTGACACATTAGACGTCGACTTGTGTTTGTTGGATCGCTCCACAGTGCAACAGCTGTTACTACTAGTTCTAGGCTCtagtaaagaaagaaaaagtagtGGTTCTGCATTTGTAGAGACCAAAGTCCAAGAGAATGGTGTTTTCAGTAGCCTCGGTGAGAATGCTGAGCCTGGGGATATGTCTCCTGGGTACGTGGGGCAGCTGCGTGATCTGCAAGAGCAGATCATGACCATTGATAATAACGAAGAGCTTGAACAAGTGGTCAATTTGATAGCAAAAAGTATACGGTATGAAGTTACTACTGACACATTAGACTTCGACTTGTGTTCGTTGGATCGCTCCACAGTGCAGCAGATTATGCTACTAGTAGGCTCTagtaagaaaagaaaaagtagTGGTTCTGCATTAGTGGAGACCAATGTCCAAGAAAATGATGTTTTCAGTAGCCTCGGTGAGAATGCTGAACCTGGGGATCTGTCTCCTGAGTACATGGAGCAGCTGCGTGACCTGCAAGAACAGATCATGAACATCGAAAATAATGAAGAACTTGAACGAGTGGTCAATTTGATAGCAGAAACTAGACGGTATCAAGTTACTACTGACACATTGAACATCGACTTGTGTTCATTGGATCGCTCCACAGTGCAACAGCTGTTACTACTAATAAAGTccagttaa